The following are from one region of the Alkalimarinus sediminis genome:
- the lpdA gene encoding dihydrolipoyl dehydrogenase — protein sequence MSDKFDVIVIGAGPGGYVAAIRCAQLGLKTACVEKWTSDTGKQILGGTCLNVGCIPSKALLESSHKFEEALHDFDSHGIEAGDVKMDVAKMLDRKNTIVKNLTGGIASLFKANGVTSIQGAGKVLGGKQVEVTDNSGDVKVYDAENIVIATGSKPVEIPPTPLTEGYIVDSTGALNFEEVPKRLGVIGAGVIGLELGSVWSRLGSEVTVLEAQDTFLPSADQQIAKEALKQLKKQGLDIKLKARVTGSEIKRGLVNVSYEDSKGKQEAKFDKVIVAVGRSPYTEGLLSPESGVNLDERGFIFVDDQCRTDVPGIYAVGDVVRGPMLAHKGMEEGVMVAERIADQKTQVNYDCVPGVIYTNPEIAWVGKTEEQLKNDGVDYNVGTCPFAANGRAMAANSTAGLVKVIADAKTDRILGVHIIGPQASELVTQAVIAMEFGSSAEDLGLTMFAHPSLSETLHEATLAVAGHAIHIANRKKKK from the coding sequence ATGTCAGATAAATTTGATGTCATTGTTATAGGTGCAGGTCCTGGTGGGTATGTTGCAGCGATTCGTTGTGCTCAATTAGGATTAAAAACAGCTTGTGTAGAAAAGTGGACTTCAGACACAGGTAAGCAAATTTTGGGTGGTACCTGCCTAAATGTTGGTTGTATTCCTTCTAAAGCGCTTCTGGAGTCTTCTCATAAGTTTGAAGAAGCACTTCACGATTTTGACTCTCACGGTATTGAAGCAGGTGACGTTAAGATGGACGTCGCCAAGATGCTTGATAGAAAAAATACCATCGTTAAGAACTTAACCGGCGGTATTGCATCTCTATTTAAAGCAAATGGGGTTACCTCTATCCAAGGTGCAGGTAAGGTCTTGGGTGGCAAGCAGGTTGAGGTTACCGATAATAGTGGTGACGTTAAGGTTTATGATGCAGAAAATATCGTTATAGCGACTGGCTCAAAGCCAGTTGAGATCCCGCCGACGCCACTGACAGAGGGTTACATTGTCGACTCTACTGGTGCGCTTAACTTTGAAGAAGTGCCAAAACGTTTAGGTGTTATCGGAGCCGGTGTTATTGGGCTAGAGCTCGGTAGTGTTTGGTCTCGATTGGGTTCGGAAGTTACCGTCCTTGAAGCACAAGATACGTTTTTGCCTTCAGCAGACCAGCAGATTGCTAAAGAGGCGTTGAAGCAGCTCAAAAAACAAGGGTTGGATATAAAGCTAAAAGCTAGAGTCACCGGTAGTGAGATTAAACGCGGATTGGTTAATGTATCTTACGAAGACTCCAAAGGTAAGCAAGAGGCCAAGTTTGACAAGGTTATCGTAGCAGTTGGGCGTTCACCTTACACCGAAGGGCTGTTGTCACCAGAGAGTGGCGTTAATCTTGATGAGCGAGGCTTCATATTTGTGGATGATCAGTGCCGCACAGATGTACCTGGCATCTATGCAGTAGGGGATGTTGTCCGTGGGCCGATGCTAGCTCATAAAGGTATGGAAGAAGGCGTAATGGTAGCAGAGCGTATTGCTGACCAGAAAACCCAAGTTAACTACGACTGTGTACCTGGTGTTATCTATACTAATCCTGAGATTGCTTGGGTGGGTAAAACCGAAGAGCAGTTAAAAAATGATGGTGTTGACTATAATGTCGGCACTTGCCCGTTTGCTGCAAACGGTCGTGCAATGGCTGCGAATAGCACAGCGGGTTTGGTCAAGGTTATTGCTGATGCAAAAACCGATCGTATTCTAGGGGTTCATATCATCGGCCCTCAGGCCTCTGAATTAGTGACACAAGCTGTGATTGCAATGGAGTTTGGTTCGAGTGCTGAAGATCTTGGGCTAACTATGTTCGCTCACCCTTCATTATCAGAGACCCTTCATGAAGCTACGTTAGCTGTAGCGGGTCATGCAATTCATATTGCTAACCGAAAGAAAAAGAAATAG
- a CDS encoding 2-oxoglutarate dehydrogenase E1 component, which translates to MHESIMEQLWQTSHLAGGNFAYVEQLYDTYLTDPNQVPEEWRSYFDQLPRAEEGVTSRDVPHSTIREQFLHISKNQRQFSQLSTPSSATSEHETKQIKVLQLINAYRFRGHQHASLDPLGIMERETVADLGLQHHGLSEADLDVEFQTGSLMFGAETMTLRDIVAGLEKTYCNSVGAEYMHIVDTDIKRWFQQRLESVKSHPEYEPETKKHLLERLSAAEGLEKYLGSRYPGTKRFGLEGGESLIPLTDELIQRAGSYGAKEIVIGMAHRGRLNVLVNTLGKNPKDLFDEFEGKKLHEMGSGDVKYHQGFSSNVMTPGGEVHLALSFNPSHLEIVSPVVQGSVRARQSRRQDTLGETVVPIIMHGDAAFAGQGVVMETFQMSQTRAYHTGGTVHVVINNQVGFTTNKQEDARSTEYCTDVAKMIQAPILHVNGDDPEAVLFVTQVAMDYRHQFKKDVVIDLVCYRRRGHNEADEPSGTQPIMYKQIKAQKTTRTIYSDHLISQGILDEGASKKLEDEYRDALDKGEHVAKSLVKDPKLELHVDWTPYLGHGWTAKAKTSINRKTLERLGKKLGQTPEGFKVQRQVQKIIEDRNKMNQGAMPINWGYAEVMAYATLLHDGHEVRITGQDVGRGTFSHRHAVLHSQNDGSVYMPLANLSDTQPKIEIYDSLLSEVAVLGFEYGYATTNPGALIIWEAQFGDFANGAQVVIDQFITSGEHKWARLCGLTMLLPHGYEGQGPEHSSARLERYLQLCAEHNIQVCVPSTPSQVFHMLRRQVKRPLRKPLIAITPKSLLRHKEAVSTIEELSEGTFQTVLPEVDVQDPKKVKRVVLCSGKVYYDLLERRRNEEKDEVAIVRIEQLYPFPSDDLLEVLSVYTKLNDVVWCQEEPMNQGAWYCSQHHMREVLREVNPKLYLSYAGRPPSAAPACGYASVHVEEQNKLVCEALDI; encoded by the coding sequence ATGCACGAAAGCATAATGGAGCAGTTATGGCAGACTTCCCATCTGGCTGGAGGGAACTTTGCTTACGTTGAACAATTGTACGACACTTATTTGACGGACCCCAATCAGGTCCCAGAAGAGTGGAGAAGTTACTTTGACCAGCTTCCCAGGGCTGAAGAAGGTGTCACCTCCCGTGATGTACCTCATTCAACTATCCGCGAACAATTCTTACATATCTCCAAAAATCAGCGTCAATTTAGTCAATTATCTACCCCTTCCAGTGCTACCTCTGAGCACGAAACGAAACAAATAAAAGTTCTTCAATTAATTAATGCTTACCGCTTTCGAGGGCATCAGCACGCGTCTCTTGATCCTCTCGGTATTATGGAGCGTGAAACAGTTGCCGACTTGGGGCTTCAGCATCACGGATTGAGTGAAGCTGATTTAGATGTTGAATTTCAGACTGGGTCGCTAATGTTTGGTGCAGAAACCATGACATTGCGAGATATTGTAGCCGGCCTTGAAAAAACCTATTGCAACTCGGTAGGTGCTGAATATATGCACATTGTTGATACCGACATTAAACGGTGGTTTCAACAAAGGCTTGAGTCTGTTAAGTCGCACCCCGAATATGAACCTGAAACTAAAAAGCACCTGCTAGAGCGTTTAAGTGCCGCAGAGGGGCTAGAGAAGTACTTGGGCTCTCGTTACCCCGGTACTAAACGATTTGGTCTTGAGGGTGGTGAAAGTCTTATCCCTCTAACCGATGAGCTGATTCAGCGGGCAGGTAGTTATGGCGCCAAAGAAATTGTTATTGGGATGGCGCACAGGGGACGTTTGAATGTATTGGTTAATACGTTAGGTAAAAACCCCAAAGACTTATTCGATGAGTTTGAAGGTAAGAAGCTTCATGAGATGGGGTCAGGTGATGTTAAGTACCACCAAGGCTTTTCGTCAAATGTTATGACGCCAGGAGGGGAGGTGCATCTTGCCTTATCTTTTAACCCTTCCCACCTAGAAATAGTTTCACCTGTTGTGCAAGGCTCCGTTCGTGCTCGACAGTCTCGCCGTCAGGATACATTGGGTGAGACGGTGGTCCCCATAATAATGCATGGTGATGCTGCGTTTGCTGGTCAGGGTGTTGTTATGGAAACATTCCAGATGTCGCAAACGCGAGCGTATCATACCGGTGGTACCGTTCATGTTGTGATCAACAACCAGGTCGGCTTTACGACCAACAAGCAGGAAGATGCTCGTTCAACAGAGTATTGTACTGATGTTGCCAAGATGATTCAGGCGCCGATTTTGCACGTTAATGGTGATGATCCTGAAGCTGTGTTGTTTGTGACTCAGGTCGCTATGGATTACCGACACCAGTTCAAGAAAGATGTGGTTATTGACCTTGTATGCTACCGAAGGAGAGGCCACAACGAAGCTGATGAGCCTTCTGGTACGCAACCTATCATGTACAAGCAAATTAAAGCTCAGAAGACAACGCGAACGATCTACTCTGATCATCTAATTAGTCAAGGTATTTTAGATGAGGGTGCGTCCAAAAAGCTTGAAGATGAGTATCGTGATGCGCTCGACAAAGGTGAGCACGTTGCCAAGAGTTTGGTAAAAGATCCTAAGTTGGAGCTTCATGTTGATTGGACTCCTTATTTGGGACATGGTTGGACTGCAAAAGCCAAAACAAGCATAAATCGTAAAACACTAGAGCGATTGGGTAAAAAACTAGGCCAAACGCCAGAAGGGTTTAAGGTTCAGCGACAGGTTCAGAAAATTATTGAAGATCGTAATAAAATGAACCAAGGTGCAATGCCAATTAACTGGGGTTATGCAGAGGTTATGGCTTATGCGACGTTGCTTCATGATGGGCATGAGGTGCGCATAACCGGACAAGATGTGGGACGAGGCACGTTCTCTCACCGACATGCAGTATTACATAGCCAGAATGATGGTTCTGTATACATGCCGTTAGCAAATCTATCTGATACTCAGCCTAAGATAGAAATCTATGACTCGCTGCTGTCTGAAGTCGCGGTGCTCGGGTTTGAGTATGGGTATGCGACCACCAACCCTGGTGCGTTAATTATTTGGGAAGCTCAGTTTGGTGATTTTGCCAATGGCGCTCAGGTTGTTATCGATCAGTTTATTACGAGTGGAGAGCACAAGTGGGCACGTCTTTGTGGTCTCACTATGTTGCTTCCTCATGGTTACGAAGGGCAGGGACCTGAACACTCGTCTGCTCGATTGGAACGGTACTTGCAACTGTGTGCTGAGCATAATATTCAGGTTTGTGTGCCTTCTACACCATCACAAGTCTTCCATATGCTGAGAAGACAGGTGAAAAGACCATTAAGAAAGCCGTTAATTGCGATTACACCTAAGAGTCTGTTGCGACACAAAGAAGCCGTATCGACTATTGAGGAGCTTTCTGAAGGTACTTTTCAGACGGTTTTACCTGAAGTGGATGTTCAAGATCCTAAAAAGGTCAAGCGAGTGGTGCTATGCAGCGGTAAGGTGTATTACGACTTGTTGGAACGTCGCCGCAATGAAGAGAAAGATGAAGTTGCAATCGTGCGTATCGAACAACTCTATCCTTTCCCATCTGATGACTTGTTAGAAGTGTTATCAGTATATACAAAGCTCAACGACGTCGTATGGTGTCAAGAAGAGCCAATGAACCAAGGTGCATGGTATTGTAGCCAGCATCATATGAGAGAAGTTTTGCGAGAGGTTAATCCAAAGCTATATCTCAGCTATGCCGGAAGACCGCCATCAGCAGCGCCTGCATGTGGTTATGCATCGGTTCATGTAGAAGAGCAAAATAAGTTAGTCTGTGAAGCATTAGACATATAA
- the odhB gene encoding 2-oxoglutarate dehydrogenase complex dihydrolipoyllysine-residue succinyltransferase, with the protein MAIEIKAPTFPESVADGTIATWHKQPGEQVARDELIVDIETDKVVLEVVAPADGVIESVSKGEGDTVLSGEVIGIFADGATGSVAAADAPAEAPAAETTSSEELLLSPAARKLVDEKGLDASAIPATGKGGRLTKEDVVNYLGAASAPAASPAPQSEAPSTAAPAPTMPSLDVPGQGRIEKRVPMTRLRASVARRLVSAQQNAALLTTFNEVNMKPVMDLRNQYKDLFEKKHNGTRLGFMSFFVKAAVEALKRFPAVNASIDGNDIVYHGYQDIGVAVSSDRGLVVPILRDVDGMSLADIEAGIRNYGLKARDGKLGIEDMTGGTFTISNGGVFGSLLSTPIINPPQTGILGMHKIQERPMAVNGEVVILPMMYLALSYDHRMIDGKEAVQFLVTIKELLEDPARIILDV; encoded by the coding sequence ATGGCAATCGAAATCAAAGCACCGACCTTCCCTGAATCTGTTGCAGACGGAACTATCGCTACCTGGCATAAGCAGCCTGGTGAGCAGGTAGCCAGAGACGAACTTATTGTCGATATTGAAACCGACAAAGTGGTACTAGAGGTTGTTGCACCTGCTGACGGTGTAATTGAAAGTGTTTCTAAAGGTGAGGGCGATACCGTACTTAGCGGTGAAGTGATCGGCATATTCGCCGATGGCGCTACGGGCTCGGTAGCGGCAGCAGACGCCCCGGCTGAAGCACCCGCTGCAGAGACGACTTCATCTGAAGAGCTATTATTAAGCCCCGCGGCGCGCAAGCTTGTTGATGAAAAGGGGCTAGATGCTTCTGCGATCCCTGCGACAGGTAAAGGTGGTCGACTCACTAAAGAAGATGTAGTGAACTATTTAGGTGCGGCATCTGCTCCAGCTGCTTCACCAGCGCCCCAGTCTGAAGCACCAAGCACGGCGGCTCCTGCACCAACAATGCCAAGTCTTGATGTTCCAGGGCAGGGTCGTATAGAAAAACGTGTACCTATGACTCGGTTACGAGCGAGTGTTGCACGCCGTTTGGTGAGTGCGCAACAGAATGCAGCTTTGTTGACTACTTTTAATGAAGTTAACATGAAGCCTGTGATGGATCTTCGTAATCAATACAAAGACTTATTCGAGAAGAAGCATAACGGCACTCGTTTGGGCTTTATGTCATTTTTCGTTAAAGCTGCGGTAGAAGCACTTAAGCGTTTCCCAGCAGTTAACGCATCAATCGACGGTAATGATATTGTCTATCATGGCTACCAAGACATTGGTGTTGCTGTTTCTTCAGATAGAGGGTTGGTTGTTCCAATCTTAAGAGATGTAGATGGCATGAGCCTTGCTGATATCGAGGCGGGTATCCGTAATTACGGCCTTAAAGCTCGTGATGGAAAGCTCGGTATCGAGGATATGACCGGTGGTACGTTCACAATATCAAACGGTGGTGTTTTTGGTTCGCTGTTGTCGACGCCTATTATTAACCCGCCGCAGACCGGTATTCTTGGTATGCATAAGATCCAAGAGCGCCCAATGGCGGTTAACGGTGAGGTGGTTATATTGCCAATGATGTATTTGGCTCTGTCATATGACCATAGGATGATAGATGGAAAAGAAGCAGTCCAGTTCTTGGTAACGATTAAAGAGTTGCTAGAGGATCCTGCTCGAATCATCCTCGACGTATAG